ATTTTTTATCTTTCTCTGCAAGAGATAAAATTACCTGAGTTGCGCCTTTGGAAACTTTAAATTGTTTATTTTCTACTGTTTTTATTGAAGCTTCAGTACGTTTTGAAACGGGATCAAATGGCTTGAATTTAGTTATTTTATATCCTTCGGCTGAGTGTTCTTTAGTTTTGGATAGCACCGCAACATCTATGGGGTCCTTGCTGTCTTTTTGTGTTGCAAGACTGCCGTATAAAAGTACATCTTCTTCATTAAATTCTCCAAATGTTTTTATTTCTCCAAGTTTTAATTCATTTTTAGTGATTGTACCTGTTTTGTCGGCACATAAAATATCTACACCTGCCATTTCTTCGATGGCTACTAATTTACTTACTATTGCTTCTTTTTTGGCCAGAACTACAGCACCTACTGCCATTGTAACCGAGAGAACTGCGGGTAAAGCCACTGGAATGGAGGCAACAATAAGGACAAGTGCAAACTGGAGGGTGGTGAATAAACTTTCATGGCGGAACAGGGAAGCAATAAAAATAATTGTCACCATGATTACAGCCAGTATAATTAAATAATCACCAATTTTAATCACTGTTTTTTGAAGGAGACTCTTAGTTTTGGCCTTTTCCACCAGCTGGGCAGTTTTCCCAAAATAAGTATTTAATCCAGTTGCAGTCACCAGAGCGTTTGTTTCTCCTTGATTCACCACTGAACCAGAGTAAGCTACATCTGAAGATTTTTTTTCAGTAGGAAGCGATTCCCCAGTTAATGCAGATTCATCGGCTGAAATACCATCCATTATTTTTGAATCTGCAGGGATAATATCTCCCGAACCTATATGGATAATATCCCCTGGAACAAGTTCTTTAGCAGATATTTCCTGCCATTTACCATCGCGCAGCACCCTTGCTTTTAATGCTAGTTTTTCTTTAAGTAATTCGATTGCATTATCTGCTTTGTGCTCCTGCCAGAATCCTACAACGGCATTTAAAGCCAGCAGTGTAGATATTATCCCTAAATCTGCCCAATGTTGAATTAAAGCAGATAAAATAATTGCTACTTCTATAAGCCAGGGCATTGGTCCCCAAAAATATTTAAGAAATTTAACAATAGGATTAATTTTTTTTTCAGAGATTTCATTGGGACCGTATTCTTGGAACCTTTTTTGGGCTTCAGAGGATGAAATTCCTTTTTTGCTTGAAGATAATTTTTTAAATAATTCTTCAAATGAACTTTTTTTCGCTTCTTCTGCGCTTATAATTATTTTATCCATAATAATGCCTTTAAATTTATTTATATGTATAAATCATGTGTGAATTATGGATATAATCAAGTTTAGGCGGATTTATAAATTAATATTATAAAATATCAATTTAAATCTTTATTTTATATTTAAATTAAAGTAGTTAGCTGTAATTTTTAAAGAAGTTAATTAAACTACATATATTATTATTAACAATATAATATATGGTGCTTATTGTTAAAAAGACTGCACATATGATGCTTAAAACCAAAAAGTTTATATACTATTAACTATAAGTTATTATAGTAACTCAAGTTAACTAAAATATAATTCATAGTTAAAATTAATTCTAATTAAATAAAATCAGTATTATCAAATAAAAAGAGGTAAAATATGGCTGATAAAGAAATGAAACTAAAAGTTGCAGAAGCAATTTCGCAGTCAGACGTTGGTAGATCAATTGCGAGAATTGACCCGGCATGTATGCAGGAACTAGGTCTTATAGATGGAGACATAGTAGAAATTGAAGGAAAGAAGATAACAGCAGCAATAGCAGCATCATCTCAATCAGACATTGGTTTAGGCATAATAAGGATTGATGGACACATAAGAAAAAATGTAGGCGCTTCAATCGGCGAAGAAATAACTGTAACACGTGCAGATACAAAGGATGCTGAAAAAGTGGTATTAGCACCTGTAGATCAGCAAATAATGGTCAAGGGAGATGTGAGAGCGGCATTTGCAGGAAGAGTTTTGACTAAAGGAGATATAATTGTATCTGGCTTTAGACAACCAGCAACAACCATGCGGGGAAGTCTTTTTGATGAGTTCTTCAGGGATGCTGGAATGAACATGTCCCCCATGGGCGAAATAAAACTTGCAGTAGTCTCAACAAAACCTAAGGGAGTAGTCAAAGTCACTCAAATGACTGATGTT
This Methanobacterium bryantii DNA region includes the following protein-coding sequences:
- a CDS encoding plasma-membrane proton-efflux P-type ATPase — translated: MDKIIISAEEAKKSSFEELFKKLSSSKKGISSSEAQKRFQEYGPNEISEKKINPIVKFLKYFWGPMPWLIEVAIILSALIQHWADLGIISTLLALNAVVGFWQEHKADNAIELLKEKLALKARVLRDGKWQEISAKELVPGDIIHIGSGDIIPADSKIMDGISADESALTGESLPTEKKSSDVAYSGSVVNQGETNALVTATGLNTYFGKTAQLVEKAKTKSLLQKTVIKIGDYLIILAVIMVTIIFIASLFRHESLFTTLQFALVLIVASIPVALPAVLSVTMAVGAVVLAKKEAIVSKLVAIEEMAGVDILCADKTGTITKNELKLGEIKTFGEFNEEDVLLYGSLATQKDSKDPIDVAVLSKTKEHSAEGYKITKFKPFDPVSKRTEASIKTVENKQFKVSKGATQVILSLAEKDKKFEDKMNKFVNDFARKGYRALGVAKTDESEKWKYVGLFGLYDPPRDDSAETIKTAESMGVDVKMVTGDHVAIAKEISREVNLGTNIIIPKDFVDKTDRKAEKIVEETDGFAEVFPEHKYHIVELLQDKGHIVGMTGDGVNDSPALKKANVGIAVAGATDAAKSAASIVFTQPGISVIIDSIKQSRKIFQRMNNYSIYRITETIRVLFFITLSILIFQFYPITALMIVLLALLNDAPIMTIAYDNVKYSNEPEKWDLRIILGIATFLGVLGVIESFFVLYLGINILKLSLPVLQSFIYLKLSVAGHLTVFMVRTKGHFWEIKPALPLFIAILGTQTIATLITVYGILLPAMGWFLAGIIWAEALTAFFIIDTIKVRFYKLLSREGVDVYK